In the genome of Triticum urartu cultivar G1812 chromosome 5, Tu2.1, whole genome shotgun sequence, one region contains:
- the LOC125506878 gene encoding uncharacterized protein LOC125506878, producing the protein MLRSFPQARRLLKRLGFEKGDAYFFKQMGKGMLCTYVLFGAAWFWNETSPLGWWTLKPRPKEEKEMAHLYERREFPYPGDEEAVEEFIKSGGALGTTIGPKGFADANMDSDNMQKQLQSKKFDQEARKLWFRMRNEVVQELQEKGFDVE; encoded by the exons ATGCTGCGCAGCTTCCCCCAGGCCCGTCGGCTTCTCAA GAGGCTGGGTTTTGAGAAGGGGGACGCCTACTTCTTTAAGCAGATGGGCAAGGGCATGCTATGCACATACGTGCTTTTTGGCGCTGCGTGGTTCTGGAATGAGACATCGCCGCTTGGCTGGTGGACGCTCAAGCCACGGCCCAAG GAAGAGAAGGAGATGGCGCATCTGTATGAGCGCAGGGAGTTCCCGTACCCGGGCGacgaggaggcggtggaggagttCATAAAGAGCGGGGGTGCCCTGGGCACGACGATCGGGCCCAAGGGGTTCGCGGACGCCAACATGGACTCGGACAACATGCAGAAGCAGCTGCAGTCCAAGAAGTTCGACCAGGAGGCGCGGAAGCTGTGGTTCCGTATGCGCAACGAGGTGGTGCAGGAGCTCCAGGAGAAGGGGTTCGACGTCGAATGA